In Streptococcus pneumoniae, the sequence TCTTGAGCAGTGATTGGTTTATCAAGAGTGATATCTGTCACGTGTGCTTTGTTGCCACGGACTTCCTTAGCTAGCTTCCACTCACCATCTGCATCTTTATAATAAAGGTCAAAGTCTTTGGTGTTCATCAAGCCATCGTTAACAGACTCACCACCAGCCCCTGCATGATCCATGACCCATCTAACAACGGTACGTGGCTTGGTCAAACGAATATCCACACTACCACTCAACTGAGCTGAAGACCATTTATCTGACAAGCTAGTAATGGTACCGTTCAACATACCTTCAATACCTTCTCCACCTTCAGTCTTAGGGAAAGTACTATCAATAACTGTTGCACCTGGAACGATATTTTCAGCTAGTGGTTTTGGTAGGCTGGTATCTTTTACAGTCATACCCCAATCAAAGGTTGTGGTTGCAGCTTCTGAACGAACTCCATTTTTACCGACTGCTACAACCTTCAGTTCTTGAGTTGTACCCTGAGCACTTGCTGAGCGGCTAACTTTTGGTAGATAAATAGTTGTAGAAGATGAGCCAGTTAGTAATTTCCAGCTGTCTCCATCTTTTTCATAAACTTCATAGAAATCTGCATCCTTGTTGCCTTTAAATTGCACAACTGCTTCCGCTTCTTGGGCATTTTTAAGAGATTGTTTCACTACAGAAAAGCTTGTCGGCGATTGTGGCTCTTGGTGATTGTCCGAGATAGTTAATTGTCCGAGGTTGAACTGATAATCTTTTACAGCACCTTCATGCTCAAAAAATAGTTTGACTGCATAGATGGTTTTACCTGCTAGTGAGCTGAGATCAAATTCTTCATTTGTCCAGTTGTCAGAAAGGGTTAGCTCTTTCCATGCATCTGCATCATCGAATTTGTAGTCTGGAGTTGTAGAGAATGCCATATAAACTTTAGAACCTTTTCCTCCCTTGTGGGCAACACGAAGTTTGGTCTTCTCAGTTACTTCTAACTTAGTAGAATAAAGTCTCACATCCTGATCTGTCTTACCGGCTACATCACCAGAGAATTTAAGGGAATTTCCGCCATTATAGGCATCTGTAAAATCATATTCTGCACGAAGTTTTTCCCCTGTTGAAGTCTGCCACCAGCGCCATGTTGGAAGAACACCTGATACTGAACGATAATTCCACTCAGAATCCTTAGAAACCTTACCATCTACGAACCATTTTTTACCATGACCTGTATTAAAAGAAGTAGTAAAAGTATTACCTACCGCTGGCGTACGGTCCGCAACTAGGTTAGCAATACCATACCAATCTTTGTCACCTGGTTTTTGGCCAGTGGGGTCTCCTTGATAACCTGTAAAGAAGATATCTTCATTTTTATGATAATCTTCACCAGTTTTTCCTAAACTTGTAATGGTATCTGGGGCAAATAAACCAAGAGAAAGGCGCAATTTCCCATTTTCGTCTAAAATGTCATTCCACTTAACCTTTGTCTTGTAGGAACCACCCTGTTGCAATTCCAAACCTGCAAATACATCATAAGGATTACGACCAATCCAGTTGGCAGTTGCAATAGTGTAATCATTTTTAGCCTTATCCCAGTTAAAGTTAGCAAAGAAGTTATCTGCCGGAACCTTATCTCCTTCTGGTTGCATGAATTGGTAGTTGTATTCTCCCAAACCATCTTGATGGTAACGTCCATAGTTATAGGTCATGGCATCATACCAAGAATACTTGATTGGATGGTTTACCTTAGCAGCATATTCCTTGCTATAGAGCATAAACTGGCGCATCTTTTCTCCAAGAGGTTTAACCAAATCTCCAGTTGTTTCTTGGTTGATGAAATAGCCATCATAGCCATAATACTTGGCCATGTCTACCAATTTACGGGCAATTGGGAAGCTACCATCTGCGTCTTGCTTCAAAGCTTCAGCAAATCTTTCTTGATCTGCAATACTATTAGACCAGTTGAAGAAGAGTGTACCGTATACAGGAACCCCGTTACGGTGACCTGCATCAATAACGTCAGGAGTTGGTACGAGACCTTCCCAGAAGACCATTGAATCTAGATATTGCCAATAGTCAAAAGCATAGGCCTTGAACTCTTCTCCACCAACAGAAGCATGGTCTTTTGCTTTAGAATTGGTGTTTGATAAGGCTTGAACTTTTGCTTCCTTGCTAGCTTTTTCATTGACTAAATGACCTGTCCGACGTGAAGCGAGGACAACAGATCCGCGGTTAATAGCATCATCTTCACGAGCACCTGGTTCCCATTTTAACAATTCTTCCCAAGAATTAAATTTGATTTCCTTTGGTTTTAATGTTTTTTCTGTATTTTTAGGGACATCTGGCTGGACTTCTTTTTCAGTCTTATTAGCTTCTGCTGCTGGTTTAGACTCATCCCCTTGGTTAGTTGCTTCGGGCTTTGCTTCTGTTTCCTTGTCAGACTTAGGTTTTGCTTCTGCAGATGGTGTTTCTGCAACCACCTCACCTGCTTTTTCCTCTGGTTTAGCTGCGCTAGCTGCTTCTGCAGTTTCAGATGCTGTCGCTACTCCTTCTGCCTTTTCTAGCTTGTTTTCTCTAGTATGTTCCCCTTCATTCTGCTTATCAGCTTCATTGGTCGAATGCTCACTCTCTCCTGAAACAAGCTCTGTATTAGCTCCGCTATTTTCAGGAACTGCAGTTTCTTCAGCCAAGGCTGGACCAACAAATAAAACAGCACCAATCATCAGCGAGCAGGCTCCTACTGATAACTTACGAATACTGTAACGACAACGTCTTTCAAAAAATGGATTCTTCATTTTCTCCTCCTAAAAGATTGATTTTGTTGTTTTCAAGAAAGCGCTTTATATTCTGTAGTTTTTTATCAAACTCTAGAACCATGATAATCACATTTTTATCCTAAAACATTTTTAGACAAAAAACAATAGCTGTTTTCACAAATCTAAAATAAGGTTAAAAACTCTTAAAAATAATACACTTATCAATTATAATTTTCTTTTACAAACTTGACATTAACACTTGTTAGATTTACTTTTATCCTTTAAAATAAAATAGGAGATATTCCGCGATTATTTTTCGGAGGAAAAAGAAATGTCCATTAATTGGCAGGAAATTTTATTTCACTTTTTAGGTGGTCTGGGGCTATTCTTATATAGTATCAAGACCATGGGAGACGGTTTGCAACAAGCTGCTGGAGATCGCCTTCGTTTTTACATTGACAAATATACTAGTAATCCTTTCTTTGGAGTTCTGGTTGGTATTGGGATGACTGCTCTAATTCAGTCTAGTTCTGGTGTAACAGTTATTACAGTCGGCCTGGTCAGTGCCGGTCTCTTAACCTTACGTCAGGCTATCGGGATTGTCATGGGTGCTAATATTGGGACAACTGTCACATCCTTTCTCATCGGTTTTAAATTAGGTAACTATGCCCTACCTATGCTCTTTATCGGTGCCGTCTGTCTCTTTTTTACAAAAAATCGGACAGTCAATAATATCGGACGCATCCTCTTTGGTGTCGGTGGTATCTTTTTTGCCCTCAATCTCATGAGCGGCGCAATGGCTCCACTCAAGGATTTACAGGTCTTTAAGGACTATATGATTGAGCTAAGTAAGAATCCTGTTTTGGGTGTCTTTGTCGGTACTGGCTTGACCTTGCTAATTCAAGCTTCTTCGGCTACCATTGGGATTTTACAAAACCTCTACGCCGGCAATCTAATTGACCTACAGGGAGCTTTGCCAGTTCTATTTGGTGACAATATCGGGACAACCATTACAGCCATCATTGCCTCTTTAGGGGCTAATATTGCAGCTAAACGGGTAGCAGGAGCTCATGTTGCCTTCAACGTTATCGGAACAGTTGTCTGCGTTATTTTTCTAGTTCCTTTTACTGTCCTGATTCATTGGTTTGAAGCTACGCTAAATCTAGCACCGGAAATGACCATCGCCTTTGCTCACGGAACCTTTAATATTACCAACACCATTGTCCAATTTCCATTTATCGGAGCTCTGGCTTACTTTGTAACCAAGATTATTCCTGGAGAGGACGAGGTTGTCAAATACGAACCCTTATATCTTGATGAACATTTCATCAAACAGGCCCCATCTATCGCTCTAGGAAATGCTAAGAAAGAGCTCTTGCACTTAGGAAACTACGCTGCTAAAGCCTTTGACCTTTCCTATAAGTACATCATTGACTTGGATGAAAAAGTTGCTGAAAAAGGGCATAAAACCGAAGAAGCAATTAACACCATCGATGAGCAATTAACACGTTATCTCATTGCCCTTTCAAGCGAAGCTCTCAGCCAAAAAGAAAGTGAAGTGCTTACCAATATCCTTGATTCCTCCCGTGATTTGGAACGGATTGGAGACCACACGGAGGCTCTACTCAATCTGACTGACTATCTTCAACGGAAAAATGTTGAATTTTCTGATGCCGCCTTGAAAGAATTAGAGGAAGTTTACCGCCAAACTAGTGACTTTATCAAAGATGCTCTGGATAGTGTGGAAAACAATGATATTGAAAAAGCACGCAGTCTTGTAGAACGTCATGAAGCAATCAATAAGATAGAACGTGTTCTCAGAAAAACCCACATCAAACGCCTCAACAAAGGCGAATGTTCAACACAAGCTGGGGTCAACTTTATCGACATCATCTCACACTACACTCGTGTATCAGACCACGCTATGAACCTTGCTGAAAAGGTTTTTGCAGAACAAATCTAAGAACCAAGAAGCTATCCATCATAATTGGATGGCTTTTTACTTTTTCCTAAGCAAGACTAGGCTGAATGAAACTGAAAGAGTATTCTGCAGATATATAGTATATTGAAACTAGAATAGTACACCTCTATTTCTAAAACATTGTTAGAAATCGATTTGACTGTCCTGATCGATTTGTCCTGTTCTTATTTCATTTTACTATAGTGGATTAAATTAAAAAAGTATAATGTATTGAATCTATAACAGTACATCTTGACTGCTAAAATATTTCTATAAATTAATTTGACTTTTCTGATAGAGATGTTCACATCTTATTTCAATTCACTATACAATCCAGTTCCTAAAACTTTGCTAGAAATTGATTTGGCTTTCCGAATTAATTTGTTCAAATTTTATTTCATTTCAATATACTGATAAATCCATTCACTAGCACAGGGCAAGAGGGAGTCGCTATTGATTTCAACGGTAGCAGGTACATACAGAGGACTCCTACCTCAGATATACTGCAATATCATCGTATGCAAAAAACCTCTGAGATTTTTCTCAAAGGTTCTGATTTTGCTAATTGCTGTTCTCAACCGCTGCAGTAACAAAGGCAGTGTAGAGTTCTTCTGGTCGGTTTGGACGGCTTGACAGTTCAGGGTGATACTGACAAGCTACAAAGAATTTATTTTCAGGAATTTCCACGATTTCTACCAAACGATTGTCTGGAGAAACTCCTGAAAAGACAAAACCTGCTGCCTCAAACTGCTCACGGAAGGCATTATTAAACTCATAACGGTGACGGTGACGGCGTTGCACCACTTCTTGATTGTGATAAGCAGCAGCAGCCT encodes:
- a CDS encoding endo-beta-N-acetylglucosaminidase, which encodes MKNPFFERRCRYSIRKLSVGACSLMIGAVLFVGPALAEETAVPENSGANTELVSGESEHSTNEADKQNEGEHTRENKLEKAEGVATASETAEAASAAKPEEKAGEVVAETPSAEAKPKSDKETEAKPEATNQGDESKPAAEANKTEKEVQPDVPKNTEKTLKPKEIKFNSWEELLKWEPGAREDDAINRGSVVLASRRTGHLVNEKASKEAKVQALSNTNSKAKDHASVGGEEFKAYAFDYWQYLDSMVFWEGLVPTPDVIDAGHRNGVPVYGTLFFNWSNSIADQERFAEALKQDADGSFPIARKLVDMAKYYGYDGYFINQETTGDLVKPLGEKMRQFMLYSKEYAAKVNHPIKYSWYDAMTYNYGRYHQDGLGEYNYQFMQPEGDKVPADNFFANFNWDKAKNDYTIATANWIGRNPYDVFAGLELQQGGSYKTKVKWNDILDENGKLRLSLGLFAPDTITSLGKTGEDYHKNEDIFFTGYQGDPTGQKPGDKDWYGIANLVADRTPAVGNTFTTSFNTGHGKKWFVDGKVSKDSEWNYRSVSGVLPTWRWWQTSTGEKLRAEYDFTDAYNGGNSLKFSGDVAGKTDQDVRLYSTKLEVTEKTKLRVAHKGGKGSKVYMAFSTTPDYKFDDADAWKELTLSDNWTNEEFDLSSLAGKTIYAVKLFFEHEGAVKDYQFNLGQLTISDNHQEPQSPTSFSVVKQSLKNAQEAEAVVQFKGNKDADFYEVYEKDGDSWKLLTGSSSTTIYLPKVSRSASAQGTTQELKVVAVGKNGVRSEAATTTFDWGMTVKDTSLPKPLAENIVPGATVIDSTFPKTEGGEGIEGMLNGTITSLSDKWSSAQLSGSVDIRLTKPRTVVRWVMDHAGAGGESVNDGLMNTKDFDLYYKDADGEWKLAKEVRGNKAHVTDITLDKPITAQDWRLNVVTSDNGTPWKAIRIYNWKMYEKLDTESVNIPMAKAAARSLGNNKVQVGFADVQAGATITVYDNPNSQTPLATLKSEVGGDLASAPLDLTNQSGLLYYRTQLPGKEISNVLAVSVPKDDRRIKSVSLETGPKKTSYAEGEDLDLRGGVLRVQYEGGTEDELIRLTHAGVSVSGFDTHHKGEQNLTLQYLGQPVNANLSVTVTGQDEASPKTILGIEVSQKPKKDYLVGDSLDLSEGRFAVAYSNDTMEEHSFTDEGVEISGYDAQKTGRQTLTLRYQGHEVNFDVLVSPKAALNDEYLKQKLAEVEAAKNKVVYNFASPEVKEAFLKAIEAAEQVLKDHEISTQDQVNDRLNKLTEAHKALNGQEKFKEEKTELDRLTGEVQELLDAKPNHPSGSALAPLLEKNKVLVEKVDLSPEELATAKQSLKDLVALLKEDKPAVFSDSKTGVEVHFSNKEKTVIKGLKVERVQASAEEKKYFAGEDAHVFEIEGLDEKGQDVDLSYASIVKIPIEKDKKVKKVFFLPEGKEAVELAFEQTDSHVIFTAPHFTHYAFVYESAEKPQPAKPAPQNKVLPKPTYQPASDQQKAPKLEVQEEKVAFHRQEHENAEMLVGEQRVIIQGRDGLLRHVFEVDENGQRRLRSTEVIQEAIPEIVEIGTKVKTVPAVVATQEKPAQNTAVKSEEASKQLPNTGTADANEALIAGLASLGLASLALTLRRKREDKD
- a CDS encoding Na/Pi cotransporter family protein yields the protein MSINWQEILFHFLGGLGLFLYSIKTMGDGLQQAAGDRLRFYIDKYTSNPFFGVLVGIGMTALIQSSSGVTVITVGLVSAGLLTLRQAIGIVMGANIGTTVTSFLIGFKLGNYALPMLFIGAVCLFFTKNRTVNNIGRILFGVGGIFFALNLMSGAMAPLKDLQVFKDYMIELSKNPVLGVFVGTGLTLLIQASSATIGILQNLYAGNLIDLQGALPVLFGDNIGTTITAIIASLGANIAAKRVAGAHVAFNVIGTVVCVIFLVPFTVLIHWFEATLNLAPEMTIAFAHGTFNITNTIVQFPFIGALAYFVTKIIPGEDEVVKYEPLYLDEHFIKQAPSIALGNAKKELLHLGNYAAKAFDLSYKYIIDLDEKVAEKGHKTEEAINTIDEQLTRYLIALSSEALSQKESEVLTNILDSSRDLERIGDHTEALLNLTDYLQRKNVEFSDAALKELEEVYRQTSDFIKDALDSVENNDIEKARSLVERHEAINKIERVLRKTHIKRLNKGECSTQAGVNFIDIISHYTRVSDHAMNLAEKVFAEQI